A genome region from Dolichospermum compactum NIES-806 includes the following:
- the petL gene encoding cytochrome b6-f complex subunit PetL produces MAVVEYIVFLGVFMGVAVGLLFGLRGAKIL; encoded by the coding sequence ATGGCTGTAGTTGAATATATTGTCTTTTTAGGCGTGTTTATGGGCGTAGCTGTAGGCTTGTTATTCGGTCTACGCGGAGCTAAGATCCTCTAA